One segment of Geminicoccaceae bacterium DNA contains the following:
- a CDS encoding glycosyltransferase yields the protein MISQPHLLHLLPGFGTGGIQSVLCSVINGLGRAFRHTIVSLNGDLRAGQRLAGDLDVELHGSPAKMDGLRERRRLIRSFEPDLVLTSNWGCFDWVIAQAIAPAAPHIHQEHGFGPDEAHREIARRVWARRLVLPFVHRLVVPSVTLEEKARTNWWLKADKVVRIANGVESSDVPARDELQGRDPSTPASWPDDRVTFVTVAPLRPEKRIDRLIRAFTAMPDHTRTALVIVGDGPERPALEALARESGLEHKIVFLGHQEQPARILAHGDIYAITSDTEQLPASVLDAMALGMPVVGTAVGDVPVAVSQANRRFTVQREDEVALTRAMSELAADESLRKAVGDENRRRQRAEFDARAMVEAYGRLFHGACRH from the coding sequence TTGATCAGCCAGCCCCACCTCCTGCACCTTCTTCCGGGATTCGGAACGGGCGGTATCCAGTCCGTACTTTGCAGCGTGATCAACGGTCTGGGACGTGCCTTCAGGCACACGATCGTTTCGCTGAACGGCGACCTGCGGGCAGGGCAACGGCTCGCAGGGGACCTCGATGTGGAATTGCACGGTTCGCCCGCGAAAATGGACGGCCTGCGTGAGCGGCGGCGTCTCATCCGCTCGTTCGAGCCCGATCTGGTCCTGACCTCCAACTGGGGATGCTTCGATTGGGTCATTGCCCAGGCGATCGCCCCGGCAGCACCGCACATCCATCAGGAACACGGCTTCGGCCCCGACGAGGCCCACCGCGAGATCGCCCGGCGGGTCTGGGCGCGGCGACTGGTCTTGCCGTTCGTTCACCGCCTCGTGGTCCCTTCGGTGACCCTCGAAGAAAAAGCCAGGACAAACTGGTGGCTCAAGGCGGACAAGGTGGTGCGGATCGCAAACGGCGTCGAATCGAGCGATGTGCCCGCCAGGGACGAACTCCAAGGACGCGATCCCTCGACTCCCGCCTCGTGGCCAGATGACAGGGTCACCTTCGTCACGGTGGCCCCACTGCGACCGGAAAAACGGATCGATCGGCTCATCAGGGCATTTACGGCGATGCCGGACCACACCCGCACGGCGCTGGTCATCGTCGGTGACGGTCCCGAACGGCCGGCGCTCGAAGCACTTGCCCGCGAAAGCGGTCTTGAACACAAGATCGTCTTCCTTGGACACCAGGAACAACCCGCCAGAATTCTTGCTCATGGCGACATCTATGCGATCACTTCCGACACCGAGCAATTGCCGGCTTCCGTGCTCGATGCGATGGCGCTGGGCATGCCGGTCGTCGGTACGGCCGTGGGCGATGTGCCGGTCGCCGTTTCACAAGCCAATCGGCGCTTCACCGTTCAGCGCGAGGACGAGGTGGCGTTGACCCGGGCCATGAGCGAACTTGCCGCCGACGAGTCCCTGCGCAAGGCTGTGGGCGACGAGAATCGCCGGCGGCAACGTGCCGAATTCGATGCCCGGGCCATGGTCGAGGCCTATGGCCGGCTGTTTCACGGCGCGTGTCGTCACTGA
- the prsK gene encoding PEP-CTERM system histidine kinase PrsK, producing the protein MEPLEFLSVGGLIFQAAAYLALSVLLLSSWGRERAQALIGALLTATAVIGLFDAIAHLLARWLPTAMPALSDRLLLMAWLAVLATLSFGENRVRQQSSVLAGAVVLVFGLASGDWAHLGLLLAGFALVERTYRKADYDQRFALKLMLIGISAAFAAELVIVLDELSSSASLEMARPAGPVMQAVAVPFIAASIARRPDWSLDIHVSRRAVFGGVIATAAALYTLITLSIGAVARDATGAAGTSVQIILVLSLLALGGFVLLSGHLQAALGAFVSRTFFSYRFDYRDEWARFVRTLEGASAHTTESLADRVIFAVADVVEATGGAVWLAEPRGRFTLVAVRNLSIDRRPDNVDPAFATILADHVERVDPIDLVDGDDPRASALPSWIPAPPHSWLLLPLYHRERLFGIMVLAERRMNRALDREERDLLGVVAREAASYLAEDRAARRLTQVERFESFNRRFAFVMHDVKNVSAQLALTLSNARRHRGNEAFYDDMLNTLDASVARMNALISRIRSDDPKTSAVRLDELLADIEGVRITGRLCPTEISANPARLRSVLNNLVDNAREACGECHPNACVVEIRLSHHDGMAVVEVSDNGPGMDPAFVRTELFEPFTSTKPDGMGLGMADVKETIESMGGQLEVDSAPGAGSTMRILLPARQTMGET; encoded by the coding sequence ATGGAACCCCTGGAATTTCTGTCCGTTGGCGGGCTGATCTTCCAGGCCGCCGCCTATCTCGCCCTGAGCGTGCTGCTGCTGTCGAGCTGGGGGCGTGAACGGGCACAGGCGCTGATCGGCGCCCTGCTCACCGCCACCGCCGTGATAGGACTGTTCGACGCCATCGCCCATCTGCTGGCCCGCTGGCTGCCGACGGCGATGCCAGCGCTGAGTGACCGGTTGCTGCTGATGGCATGGCTGGCCGTCCTGGCCACCCTGTCGTTCGGCGAGAACCGGGTCCGGCAACAGTCGTCGGTCCTCGCCGGCGCCGTCGTCCTCGTGTTCGGTCTCGCCTCGGGCGACTGGGCCCATCTCGGCCTGCTGCTTGCGGGCTTCGCGTTGGTCGAACGAACCTATCGCAAGGCCGATTACGACCAGCGCTTCGCCCTGAAGCTGATGCTGATCGGAATTTCGGCCGCCTTTGCCGCCGAGCTGGTCATTGTCCTCGACGAACTGTCGTCATCGGCGTCATTGGAAATGGCCCGCCCCGCAGGGCCGGTCATGCAGGCGGTTGCAGTCCCGTTCATCGCCGCCTCGATTGCCCGCCGCCCCGACTGGTCGCTCGACATCCATGTCAGCAGGCGCGCGGTGTTCGGTGGCGTGATCGCAACCGCGGCGGCACTTTATACACTCATCACACTGTCCATCGGCGCCGTGGCGCGCGATGCAACCGGTGCGGCCGGGACCAGCGTTCAGATCATTCTCGTCCTGTCGCTGCTGGCACTCGGCGGTTTCGTCCTGCTGTCAGGCCACTTGCAGGCGGCGCTGGGAGCCTTTGTCAGCCGGACCTTTTTCAGCTACCGGTTCGATTATCGTGATGAATGGGCCCGTTTCGTGCGCACGCTCGAAGGTGCAAGCGCACATACGACCGAAAGCCTCGCCGACCGTGTCATCTTTGCCGTGGCCGATGTGGTGGAAGCGACCGGCGGCGCCGTCTGGCTCGCGGAGCCCCGCGGGCGTTTCACACTCGTGGCCGTGCGCAACCTCAGCATCGACCGGCGTCCCGACAATGTCGACCCCGCCTTTGCCACGATCCTTGCCGACCATGTGGAACGCGTGGACCCGATCGACCTCGTCGACGGCGACGATCCGCGTGCCAGTGCCCTGCCCTCCTGGATACCGGCACCGCCACATTCGTGGCTCCTGCTGCCGCTCTACCATCGAGAACGGCTGTTCGGCATCATGGTACTCGCCGAACGCCGCATGAACCGCGCCCTCGATCGCGAGGAGCGGGACCTGCTGGGTGTGGTCGCCCGCGAAGCCGCCTCCTATCTTGCCGAGGACCGCGCCGCGAGGCGGCTCACCCAGGTCGAGAGGTTCGAAAGTTTCAACCGCCGGTTCGCCTTCGTCATGCACGATGTCAAAAATGTCTCTGCCCAGCTCGCCCTGACGCTTTCGAATGCCCGTCGGCATCGCGGCAACGAGGCCTTCTACGATGACATGCTCAACACGCTCGATGCGTCGGTTGCACGCATGAACGCGTTGATTTCACGCATCCGCAGCGACGATCCCAAGACCTCGGCCGTGCGCCTCGACGAATTGCTGGCGGATATCGAGGGGGTACGGATCACGGGCAGACTGTGCCCGACAGAGATCAGTGCCAACCCGGCAAGGCTGCGGTCGGTTCTGAACAACCTCGTCGACAATGCGCGAGAAGCCTGCGGCGAATGCCATCCCAACGCCTGCGTCGTGGAAATCCGCCTGTCGCATCACGACGGCATGGCCGTGGTCGAGGTCAGCGACAATGGACCAGGCATGGACCCCGCCTTCGTGCGCACCGAACTGTTCGAGCCATTCACATCCACCAAGCCGGACGGCATGGGCCTCGGCATGGCGGACGTCAAGGAAACGATCGAGTCGATGGGTGGACAGCTTGAGGTCGACTCGGCCCCGGGAGCCGGGTCGACCATGCGCATCCTGCTGCCAGCCCGTCAAACAATGGGGGAAACATGA
- a CDS encoding lipopolysaccharide biosynthesis protein, whose protein sequence is MNDQSDLSQGEGAAQLSLGRRMASGALWLVGLRLVLRGLGLLSTLILARLLVPEDFGLVALASTAAAFLETASDFNFDLAIIRQNDTTRDDYDTAWTLNLIKALVVATCLYFGAGWLAGFFDDPRLEVLFELMALAVVIQGFWSVRTIDFRKNLELEKEFRFRVWAKVASFVIVVALAFWWRSYWALIVNIVLGRAILLILSYWLAPYRPRLCLAAWGRLIHFSKWLALNNLFCFLRDRMDTIVIGKYAGAAPLGLYSVAHEIADLPTSELALPVNRAVYPGFARMVDDLDLLRRTYVNSFALLILITTPIGVGIGLLAEPIVALFLGTHWLPAAPLIQALIVYGLLRTSTANANAIYLALGRVRIEPALTALFIVMVLPALVIGVKTWGVMGAACVLTAGAILNLGINLFVVARLLNISWSRLLSALWRTALATMAMAAMVLGLPSPWTTSALVIAWSAPIGAFTFTGVLLASWHFSGRPDGPERSLLEYMGDHFGWLQPRGDQKRAI, encoded by the coding sequence ATGAACGACCAGAGCGATCTATCGCAGGGTGAAGGTGCCGCGCAGCTGTCGCTTGGTCGGCGGATGGCCAGCGGTGCCTTGTGGCTGGTGGGGCTCCGGCTTGTCCTGCGCGGACTGGGGCTGTTAAGCACACTCATTCTTGCCAGACTTCTCGTTCCCGAGGATTTCGGGCTGGTGGCACTTGCTTCCACCGCCGCCGCATTTCTCGAGACGGCAAGTGATTTCAATTTCGATCTGGCCATCATCCGGCAGAATGATACGACCCGGGACGACTATGACACCGCCTGGACGCTCAACCTGATCAAGGCGCTGGTCGTCGCCACCTGCCTTTATTTCGGTGCCGGCTGGCTTGCGGGATTCTTCGACGACCCCCGCCTGGAAGTCCTCTTTGAACTGATGGCCCTGGCCGTCGTCATTCAGGGTTTCTGGAGTGTGAGGACCATCGATTTCCGCAAGAACCTGGAGCTTGAAAAGGAATTCCGCTTTCGTGTCTGGGCCAAGGTTGCATCCTTCGTGATCGTCGTTGCCCTGGCGTTCTGGTGGCGATCCTATTGGGCACTGATCGTCAACATCGTTCTCGGCCGTGCCATCCTCCTGATTCTCAGCTACTGGCTCGCACCCTATCGGCCGCGGCTGTGTCTGGCGGCGTGGGGACGGCTCATCCATTTTTCGAAGTGGCTGGCGCTGAACAACCTGTTCTGCTTCCTGCGCGACCGCATGGACACGATCGTCATCGGCAAATATGCCGGTGCGGCGCCCCTTGGTCTCTACAGTGTCGCTCACGAGATCGCCGATCTTCCGACTTCCGAACTGGCCCTGCCGGTCAACCGGGCAGTCTATCCGGGATTTGCGCGCATGGTCGACGACCTCGACCTGTTGCGCCGCACCTATGTCAATTCGTTTGCGCTGCTGATCCTCATCACCACGCCGATCGGGGTTGGGATAGGCCTTCTCGCCGAACCGATCGTCGCCCTGTTCCTCGGGACCCACTGGTTGCCGGCGGCACCGCTCATTCAGGCGCTGATCGTCTACGGCCTGCTCCGCACCAGCACGGCCAATGCCAATGCGATCTATCTGGCGTTGGGCAGGGTCCGCATCGAACCGGCACTGACGGCGCTGTTCATCGTGATGGTCCTGCCGGCGCTGGTGATCGGGGTGAAGACATGGGGGGTGATGGGGGCTGCCTGTGTGCTCACGGCTGGTGCCATCCTCAATCTGGGGATCAACCTTTTCGTCGTCGCGCGGCTGTTGAACATCAGCTGGTCGAGGCTTCTGTCGGCGTTGTGGCGGACTGCTCTGGCGACCATGGCGATGGCGGCCATGGTCCTGGGGTTGCCATCGCCATGGACAACGTCGGCCCTGGTCATCGCATGGTCGGCTCCCATCGGTGCCTTCACGTTTACCGGCGTGCTGCTGGCGAGCTGGCATTTCAGTGGCAGGCCCGACGGTCCGGAACGTTCGCTGCTCGAATATATGGGGGACCATTTCGGCTGGCTGCAGCCGCGCGGGGACCAAAAACGTGCCATCTGA
- a CDS encoding YeeE/YedE family protein: MEVNSWMLGLAGGLLIGAGASVLLVMNGRIAGISGILGSLVDDPTDSRNGERLSFVVGLLLVPFLYVLVVGVPDLQVKAAIPLVIAGGLLVGFGARAASGCTSGHGVCGMSRLSPRSLIAMSVAISTGVLVVALSRHLLGWS; encoded by the coding sequence ATGGAAGTGAACAGTTGGATGCTGGGATTGGCAGGTGGTCTGCTGATCGGGGCAGGGGCGTCGGTCCTGCTGGTGATGAACGGGCGGATCGCCGGCATCAGCGGGATACTCGGCTCTCTGGTCGATGATCCCACCGATTCGCGCAATGGCGAGAGGCTGAGTTTCGTCGTCGGTCTTCTCCTCGTTCCCTTTCTCTACGTTCTTGTCGTCGGCGTGCCGGATCTGCAGGTCAAGGCGGCCATTCCGCTGGTCATCGCCGGGGGATTGCTTGTCGGCTTCGGCGCGCGCGCGGCCAGCGGCTGCACGAGCGGGCATGGTGTCTGCGGAATGTCGCGGTTGTCGCCCCGGTCGCTTATTGCCATGTCGGTGGCGATCTCGACCGGAGTCCTGGTGGTTGCCCTCAGCCGCCACCTCCTCGGCTGGAGTTGA
- a CDS encoding helix-turn-helix transcriptional regulator encodes MGSETGIGSVGDAGGMADMEARAAAAAGFLKALAHEGRLMILCHLASGEKSVGELEELLRIRQAAVSQQLARLRFAGFVNSRREGKVIYYSLADGDVHRMIVLLYDMFCKSATD; translated from the coding sequence ATGGGCAGCGAAACCGGGATCGGATCGGTTGGTGATGCCGGTGGTATGGCCGATATGGAAGCCCGTGCCGCGGCAGCGGCGGGCTTCCTCAAGGCGCTTGCTCACGAAGGGCGGTTGATGATCCTCTGCCATCTGGCTTCGGGCGAGAAGTCGGTAGGCGAACTTGAGGAGCTGCTGCGGATCAGGCAGGCTGCGGTATCGCAGCAACTGGCGCGGTTGCGCTTTGCCGGCTTCGTCAATTCGCGCCGCGAAGGCAAGGTCATCTACTATTCGCTGGCTGACGGCGATGTTCACCGCATGATCGTGCTTCTCTATGACATGTTCTGCAAGAGTGCCACTGACTGA
- the prsR gene encoding PEP-CTERM-box response regulator transcription factor, with product MNDRRLLLVEDDEALRTQLRWSLDQFDLTIAETREQAITAMRAKEPQVVLLDLGLPPDPEGSSEGLQAMSDLLELSPDAKIIVLTGREGRDHALKAVAGGAHDYHQKPTDPEHLSMVLERAFYMCDLEQENRKLNDQQLHTRLPGLVGDSPATLALIRTTERVAPTDVSLALIGESGTGKEVVARALHRLSRRAPQRFVAINCAAIPPALLEAELFGYERGAFTGAFKQTRGKIEHADGGTLFLDEIGDLPLELQSKLLRFLQERVVERLGGREEIAVDVRVVCATHRDLEQQVREGHFREDLYYRLCEISIPIPPLRDRVGDAVQLAHHFLVSFTRELGAKDKRFSNDALAAIDSYAWPGNIRELQNRIKRAIILSSSRTISRQDLDLHDVEIEDAALNLKRVRDRSEIAVLRRVLARTDGNISQAAKLLGVSRPTLYDLMRQHQLRD from the coding sequence ATGAACGACCGCCGCCTGCTGCTTGTCGAGGACGATGAAGCCTTGCGTACCCAGTTGCGCTGGTCGCTCGACCAGTTCGACCTGACCATCGCCGAAACCCGCGAGCAGGCCATCACGGCCATGCGCGCCAAGGAACCCCAGGTGGTGCTGCTCGACCTTGGCTTGCCGCCCGATCCCGAAGGCAGCAGCGAGGGTCTGCAGGCGATGAGCGACCTTCTCGAACTGTCACCCGATGCCAAGATCATCGTTCTTACGGGAAGGGAAGGTCGCGACCACGCGCTCAAGGCCGTTGCCGGCGGCGCTCACGACTATCACCAGAAGCCGACCGACCCCGAACACCTGTCCATGGTCCTTGAGCGGGCTTTCTACATGTGCGACCTCGAACAGGAGAATCGCAAGCTGAACGACCAGCAGTTGCATACCAGGCTTCCGGGCCTCGTCGGCGACAGCCCCGCGACACTCGCGCTCATTCGCACCACGGAGCGCGTCGCCCCCACCGATGTGAGCCTGGCGCTCATCGGCGAGAGCGGGACGGGCAAGGAAGTGGTCGCGCGCGCGCTGCACCGGCTCAGCAGACGGGCGCCCCAGCGTTTCGTCGCGATCAATTGCGCGGCGATTCCGCCGGCCCTGCTCGAAGCCGAACTCTTCGGCTACGAACGCGGCGCCTTCACCGGAGCATTCAAGCAGACCCGAGGCAAGATCGAACATGCCGACGGCGGGACGCTTTTCCTCGACGAGATCGGCGACCTTCCGCTCGAACTGCAGTCCAAGCTCCTCCGCTTCCTGCAGGAACGGGTGGTCGAACGGCTTGGCGGTCGCGAGGAGATCGCTGTCGACGTGCGCGTGGTCTGCGCCACCCACCGTGATCTCGAACAACAGGTGCGCGAGGGCCATTTCCGCGAGGACCTCTATTACCGCCTCTGCGAGATCAGCATCCCGATCCCTCCCTTGCGTGACCGCGTGGGCGATGCCGTCCAGCTCGCGCACCACTTCCTCGTCAGTTTCACACGGGAATTGGGGGCAAAGGACAAGCGCTTCAGCAACGATGCCCTGGCGGCCATCGATTCCTACGCCTGGCCCGGCAATATCCGCGAATTGCAGAATCGCATCAAGCGGGCGATCATCCTTTCAAGTTCCCGCACGATATCGCGGCAGGATCTCGACCTTCACGATGTCGAGATCGAGGATGCCGCGCTCAATCTCAAGCGGGTACGCGACCGTTCGGAGATCGCCGTGCTCCGCCGGGTTCTGGCCCGTACCGATGGCAATATCTCGCAGGCCGCAAAGCTGCTTGGCGTGAGCCGTCCGACGCTATACGACCTCATGCGTCAGCATCAGCTCAGGGATTGA
- a CDS encoding TIGR03013 family PEP-CTERM/XrtA system glycosyltransferase produces the protein MLKIFGHYIDRRLAVLAAGDGLVLLTFFYIGYFTRYANPDSFASELLIYLPHAAIFAGTAMLCMVAIGLYERGIELTARSVTTRLATAFTATFIMLAVISYVIPEAKIWRSALIIAIPGAFLAILALRLLLQSSPLGRSFERRILIVGEPRLMDHVGKIVADNRHSAIRVVDRLRVDSAIVRANDLTTLRRYAEDHDVSEIVVAVEDSQAPNVPIRPLLECRLAGLPLSDHVAFAERETGRVDLTQLQKSWLIFSDGFDSSRLDLVAKRILDVVISLFVLILCVPLMLMAAIAVKLEDGGPVIYSQTRVGRNGQLFMLHKFRSMRTDAEKLGAQWAAENDPRVTRTGRFLRATRIDELPQLWNVLHGEMSFVGPRPERPVFVTELERELPYFNERHRIKPGISGWAQVNHEYAATIEDTRVKLEYDMYYVKNWSLFLDFLIIAQTLRVVFTGNGAR, from the coding sequence ATGTTGAAAATCTTTGGTCACTATATCGATCGCCGCCTGGCCGTGCTGGCTGCCGGCGATGGACTGGTATTGCTGACGTTCTTCTATATTGGTTACTTTACACGCTATGCAAACCCGGATTCTTTCGCGTCCGAGTTGCTGATATATCTCCCGCATGCCGCGATATTCGCCGGAACGGCAATGTTGTGCATGGTCGCCATCGGTCTCTACGAGCGCGGTATCGAGCTTACCGCGCGTTCCGTGACCACCCGGCTGGCCACGGCCTTTACCGCCACATTCATCATGCTGGCGGTGATCTCCTACGTCATTCCCGAAGCGAAGATCTGGCGCAGCGCACTGATCATCGCCATTCCGGGCGCCTTCCTCGCCATCCTCGCCCTGCGCCTGCTGCTTCAGTCAAGTCCCCTCGGCCGCAGCTTCGAGCGCCGGATCCTGATCGTCGGGGAACCCCGGCTGATGGACCATGTCGGGAAGATCGTCGCCGACAACCGGCATTCGGCCATCCGCGTCGTCGACCGGCTGCGGGTCGATTCCGCCATCGTCCGCGCCAATGACCTCACCACGCTGCGCCGCTATGCCGAGGACCATGACGTCAGCGAGATCGTGGTTGCCGTAGAGGATTCCCAGGCCCCCAACGTGCCGATACGCCCGTTGCTCGAGTGCCGGCTGGCAGGACTGCCATTGAGCGATCATGTGGCCTTCGCCGAACGCGAGACGGGACGGGTGGATCTCACCCAGTTGCAGAAAAGCTGGCTGATCTTCTCGGATGGCTTCGATTCAAGCCGGCTCGACCTTGTCGCCAAGCGGATTCTCGATGTCGTCATCTCGCTGTTCGTCCTGATATTGTGTGTGCCCCTGATGCTCATGGCGGCCATTGCCGTGAAGCTTGAGGACGGCGGGCCGGTGATCTACAGCCAGACCCGCGTCGGCCGCAACGGCCAGCTCTTCATGCTGCACAAGTTTCGCAGCATGCGCACCGATGCCGAGAAGCTGGGAGCCCAGTGGGCCGCCGAAAACGATCCCCGGGTGACACGTACCGGGCGTTTCCTGCGGGCCACGCGAATCGACGAACTTCCACAACTGTGGAACGTGCTGCATGGCGAAATGAGCTTCGTCGGCCCACGGCCGGAGAGGCCGGTGTTCGTCACCGAACTCGAACGCGAGCTGCCCTACTTCAACGAGCGTCACCGGATCAAGCCCGGCATCAGCGGCTGGGCACAGGTGAACCATGAATATGCCGCGACCATCGAGGACACGAGGGTCAAGCTCGAATACGACATGTACTATGTCAAGAACTGGAGCCTTTTCCTGGACTTTCTCATCATCGCCCAGACACTCCGGGTGGTGTTCACCGGCAATGGCGCACGCTGA
- a CDS encoding ActS/PrrB/RegB family redox-sensitive histidine kinase, whose protein sequence is MTNNRSTPFPDGFDQLVHDLVDTFATDDSRGDNIGRNISIVTLAIIRWVAIIGQLFTILFVHFSLGINVSPQWLLPLVGASVLVNVALMRQRRLGTRLSQRRTLLVFGFDIVQLGMLLGLTGGLSNPFSMLLLLPVTLASTTLTRGGALLLAGITLIIIAILAGVPGGLPWVTGPLELPRLYTTAVWLALSLAVGLFAWHMAQITDDARRQESAFSAVQAALAREQQLSALGGQAAAVAHALGTPLATINVIAKELVRELPGDDPLAVDANELLEQARRCRQVLSTLGRPQSDRSHQLFTASPLSDQLREIFEQCERPPIELRMNLEIGDGFADPIICLAAEIRHALTNLIENAVSFAETEVFLTLKIANDGTSLVIEDDGAGFDPEILDRLGEPYNTGRPLSGGLGLGVFIANSLLARTGAKLHFENSKKGARVRIHWPISASIGELENSA, encoded by the coding sequence ATGACCAACAACCGGTCCACCCCCTTCCCCGACGGGTTCGACCAGCTCGTTCACGATCTGGTGGATACATTCGCCACCGATGACAGTCGCGGAGACAATATCGGCCGCAACATCAGCATTGTAACACTCGCCATCATTCGCTGGGTGGCGATCATCGGCCAATTGTTCACGATCCTCTTCGTCCATTTCTCGCTCGGCATCAATGTCAGCCCGCAATGGCTGCTGCCCCTTGTCGGCGCCTCGGTACTGGTCAATGTCGCCCTGATGCGGCAGCGTCGCCTGGGCACACGCCTGAGCCAGCGCCGCACGCTGCTGGTCTTCGGTTTCGACATCGTCCAGCTCGGCATGCTGCTGGGCTTGACGGGGGGACTCAGCAATCCGTTCTCGATGTTGCTGCTGCTGCCGGTCACCCTGGCGTCAACAACACTCACGCGCGGCGGCGCCCTGCTGCTGGCCGGCATAACGCTGATCATCATCGCAATCCTCGCCGGCGTCCCCGGTGGATTGCCCTGGGTCACCGGACCGCTGGAGTTGCCCCGCCTCTACACTACGGCCGTGTGGCTGGCATTGAGCCTCGCGGTTGGCCTGTTTGCCTGGCACATGGCGCAGATCACCGATGACGCGCGACGGCAGGAGAGTGCCTTTTCGGCGGTTCAGGCCGCACTGGCCCGCGAGCAGCAGCTCTCGGCCCTGGGCGGCCAGGCTGCGGCCGTGGCCCATGCCCTGGGAACGCCGCTGGCGACGATCAATGTCATCGCCAAGGAGCTTGTGCGTGAGCTGCCCGGCGATGACCCCCTGGCCGTCGATGCGAACGAACTGCTCGAACAGGCCCGGCGCTGCCGGCAGGTGCTTTCCACGCTCGGGCGCCCGCAGAGCGACCGTAGCCACCAATTGTTCACGGCATCGCCGCTTAGCGATCAGTTGCGCGAGATTTTCGAACAATGCGAACGTCCTCCCATCGAACTGCGCATGAACCTGGAGATCGGGGACGGGTTTGCGGATCCGATTATTTGTCTTGCCGCAGAAATTCGACACGCATTGACCAACCTGATCGAGAACGCGGTGAGCTTTGCCGAAACGGAAGTATTCCTGACGTTGAAAATCGCCAATGATGGTACATCCCTTGTCATTGAGGATGACGGTGCGGGATTTGATCCGGAGATTCTCGACAGGCTCGGCGAACCCTACAATACCGGCCGGCCGCTTTCCGGCGGTCTCGGTCTTGGTGTATTCATTGCCAACAGTCTGCTTGCGAGAACGGGTGCAAAGCTGCATTTTGAAAACAGCAAGAAGGGGGCGCGGGTGCGGATTCACTGGCCAATAAGCGCTAGCATAGGAGAGTTGGAGAACAGCGCATGA
- a CDS encoding response regulator, which yields MSTFEGPARQAPTVAEGKLLLVDDDPPLRRTMARHLERAGFEVLAAESLKEAYEIIAETIPDFAVVDLNLGDGHGMELINGLLDARHDVRIVVLTGYDSIASSIIATKAGAVGYLAKPVQPEELVATLLSGPPEAADSSETPMSADRIRWEHIQRVFEQCNRNVSETARRLNMHRRTLQRILSKRAPR from the coding sequence ATGTCGACATTCGAGGGACCGGCAAGACAGGCCCCCACCGTGGCCGAGGGCAAGCTGCTGCTGGTGGATGATGATCCTCCGCTACGCCGAACCATGGCGCGTCATCTCGAACGTGCCGGATTCGAGGTGCTTGCCGCCGAATCCCTCAAGGAAGCCTACGAGATCATTGCCGAGACCATCCCGGATTTCGCCGTCGTCGATTTGAACCTCGGCGACGGTCACGGGATGGAACTGATCAACGGACTGCTCGACGCCCGGCATGACGTGCGCATCGTGGTCCTGACGGGGTATGACAGCATCGCCTCGTCGATCATCGCGACCAAGGCGGGAGCCGTGGGCTATCTGGCCAAGCCGGTGCAGCCGGAGGAACTCGTGGCCACGTTGCTGAGCGGTCCGCCGGAGGCTGCCGATTCATCGGAGACGCCGATGTCGGCCGACCGCATACGCTGGGAGCACATCCAGCGGGTGTTCGAGCAATGCAACCGCAATGTCTCCGAAACCGCCCGACGGCTCAACATGCACCGGCGCACCCTGCAGCGCATCCTCAGCAAGCGCGCGCCACGCTGA
- a CDS encoding ActR/PrrA/RegA family redox response regulator transcription factor encodes MNGSLNPSGERPLLLLVDDDAPLLRSLERAMDRRGFEVLTATGLKEGLNLAHSTKPDFAVIDLRLEDGSGIELVKRLRELHPQIKVVILTGYGNIATAVAAIKAGAMDYLAKPADADDVINALLANGSSLPPPPQNPMSADRVRWEHIQRVFEQCNRNVSETARRLNMHRRTLQRILNKRAPRE; translated from the coding sequence ATGAACGGCAGCCTGAACCCGAGTGGCGAGCGTCCGCTCCTGCTACTGGTGGATGACGATGCGCCGCTGCTGCGCAGCCTCGAACGGGCGATGGATCGCCGTGGTTTCGAGGTGCTCACGGCAACCGGGCTCAAGGAGGGCCTGAACCTCGCCCACAGCACCAAGCCCGATTTCGCGGTGATCGATCTTCGGCTGGAGGATGGTTCCGGCATCGAACTGGTCAAGCGTCTGCGTGAGCTCCATCCGCAGATCAAGGTGGTGATCCTGACCGGCTATGGGAATATCGCCACGGCGGTAGCGGCCATCAAGGCCGGAGCCATGGATTACCTGGCCAAGCCTGCCGATGCCGACGACGTCATCAACGCCCTGCTGGCCAATGGCAGCAGCCTGCCGCCACCGCCGCAGAATCCGATGTCCGCGGACCGGGTGCGCTGGGAGCACATCCAGCGGGTGTTCGAGCAATGCAATCGCAACGTCTCCGAAACCGCCCGGCGGCTCAACATGCATCGGAGGACTTTGCAAAGAATTCTCAACAAACGGGCACCACGCGAATAA